Sequence from the Flavobacterium sp. TR2 genome:
GTTCCTTTTGCTACAGAAAGACGTGTTGGAAGCGTTAGATGCCCCAATAATTCTATTGCCGGAGTATCTTTCTGTTTGCCGTTGATAATGGTAGCCGCAAATCCTCCAGAAATATTTACAATCAAATCGACATATGCGCTTGGATAAAATACTTCATTGTCGAGATCTTTTTCGATTGTAACAACAGTATAATTTTTTATAAACGGCGCTAAACTGGCGGACGGTAAAATCTGCATATCGTTTTTTGTTGTAATTTAGAAGTAAATTAACTGATTTATAGCAAGTTCTAAATTAATAATAAATACAATATAAACGAATTAAAGTTTCGCAGATGTTCTTGCAATTTTCTATAATTTAGATGCGCCATCAGGTAAGTAAAATCGGTAATGAATCAATAAAAAAAGCGAAATAGATGCAGACAATATTAGGAGCAAACGGGCAAATTGGCGAAGAACTGGCAAGAGAGCTGAAAAGAAAGTATACTTCTGATATACGAATTGTAAGCCGTCGAGCAAAAAAAGTAAATGATACCGATATTGTTTTTTCAGCAGATTTAACTAATAAGGAACAAGCGATAGAAGCCGTAAAAGGCAGTGAAATTGCTTATTTTACGCTAGGGCTTCCAATGGATTCTGATTTATGGGAAAGACAATTTTTGCTGATTTTAAAAAATGTTATTGAAGCTTGTAAAATCAATAAAACAAAACTCGTATTTTTTGACAATACCTATATGTACCCGCAAGACGGCAGAGTTTTGACAGAAGAAACTGCTTTTGAGCCTGTGGGAAGAAAAGGAAAAGTGAGAAAAGAAATGGCAGAGATGGTTTTAGACGAAATAAAATTGGGTCAGTTGCAAGCGGTCATATGCCGTGCGCCCGAGTTTTATGGTCCTGCCAAAACGCAGAGTATTACCAATACTTTGGTTTTTAATGCCATTAAAGATAATAAAAAACTGAAAGTGCCTTTGAGCGACTCTAAAAAACGAAGTCTGATTTGGACGCCAGATGCAAGCCGTGCCACAGCACTGATAGGAAACACGCCCGATGCTTTTGGACAAACCTGGCATTTGCCTGTCGATGAAAGCCGCCCTACATACAAAGAATTTATTGAATTGGCTTCCGAAATATATGGCAGAGAGTTAAGGTATAGCGTAATGCCAA
This genomic interval carries:
- a CDS encoding NAD-dependent epimerase/dehydratase family protein, producing MQTILGANGQIGEELARELKRKYTSDIRIVSRRAKKVNDTDIVFSADLTNKEQAIEAVKGSEIAYFTLGLPMDSDLWERQFLLILKNVIEACKINKTKLVFFDNTYMYPQDGRVLTEETAFEPVGRKGKVRKEMAEMVLDEIKLGQLQAVICRAPEFYGPAKTQSITNTLVFNAIKDNKKLKVPLSDSKKRSLIWTPDASRATALIGNTPDAFGQTWHLPVDESRPTYKEFIELASEIYGRELRYSVMPKFVFKIGAIFNKNAKELQELLPRYEYHNIFDDSKFRTRFPDFAVTNYKEGIKQIKNE